In Bacillota bacterium, one DNA window encodes the following:
- a CDS encoding NTF2 fold immunity protein, with product MKHIAPGVIIVLVLIMAVYLIFIKDISKNSTSYKVGNISDYSIHLDREIPARGYIPDAETARKTADTILHSIYGNEINNEKPFIVRFDEKNQVWIVEGQLPHNQLGGTAYIVIRKKDGKVLSVWHTK from the coding sequence ATGAAACATATCGCTCCAGGGGTTATTATAGTTTTAGTCTTAATTATGGCAGTGTACTTAATATTTATAAAAGATATTTCTAAAAACTCAACCAGTTATAAAGTTGGCAATATTTCGGATTATTCAATTCATCTGGATAGAGAGATTCCCGCACGAGGATATATTCCAGATGCTGAAACAGCGAGAAAAACAGCGGACACGATTCTTCATTCAATATATGGTAATGAGATAAACAATGAGAAGCCTTTCATAGTTCGGTTTGATGAAAAAAATCAAGTCTGGATCGTAGAAGGGCAATTGCCGCACAATCAACTTGGCGGCACTGCATATATTGTAATTCGAAAAAAGGACGGAAAGGTATTATCTGTTTGGCATACGAAATAA